GACAACATTGCAGAGATGATTAATCCAGATTTAGAGAATAGCTATCCTCTTGAAGATGGGGTGCGTATGTGCGAGATTATAAAACAATGCCTAGCAGAAGACCCTAAGAAACGACCATCCATGCAACAAGTGCTAGATCATTTGAATGCTATAGCCAAGATATGAGGAGAAAAACTAATGTATAAATTATAATTGCTGTAAACATATTCTCCACTGTAATGTAGACCAACTTCTAAAAATAAAACTAATGTTTATAATGTTCATTAACGATTTAGGTTCATGTTCCAATGTGAGTCACATGGAAACGTCTTCAATAGAAATCCATATCGTTTAGTTGACAAAGAAAAAAAGAAATCCATATCGTTTTCTACTGACGACTCTATTAAATATAACACCTTAACTTATTTTCTTGTTTACAACAGACTTATTCACCGGACCCTGCAAAATACCATTCCACATGATTCATGTTAAAAAGGTGTAATGTAGCATTACTTTGTAAAGATAGACACTTAACCTCCTTTTTTGGCTGTACTAACTACCAATCCATAGATGATAGATCAATAAAGCTTATAATACATTACGCATCAATATCATACAACCTTAGACGTGCATAAACATGGTCCGTACATAGCCAGACAAAGCAAATTGTGTGGCAAATTGACGCCTAAAAAGTAATAGAACAGAGAGATGCTTAGGATCTGTTTGTTTAAGAGCCCAGAGCCCCTTCCTATTATAGGACAAAAAGAGACTAACATGCTTAAGGAATGGTTCTCTGGTAGAGAGGTAGAGCTCCCAAAGCCTCTCTCTCAGCTCTCTCCCGCTTCACCTGCACATGGACATAAATCCCCATGTAAGGACTTTTCTATACTATTCCTCTTAACACTAAAAAGAAAACCAAAGTTTATGATATGATTCCATTAGAGTTTTAATTAATTTAATAAAACATTATATGGAGAAAACACACTCAGTTTTGTTTATTCATCTAGCACCACAAAGTGTGAATAGTTGTGCAAATCAAATAAACATCTGGTGGTTTTAAGGCAAAACAAAAGTTGGACTAGTTCTGTTTTTGTTCTAACAAGAAATTGCATGTGACTTACAAGAGCCAGCATTTCTTGGAGGTAGCTCCTGAATGGTGTCTGCACTGCCTGTGAAATCACAGATAACAAAGCAGATAAAACATCTCTTACAAAGCTTATGGTCAAACAACACATAGCATAGGACTATCTCTAAGCCCTGTCTCAATTTGTTTGGAACCATACCTGGAGATCATCTGGGAGGTACTCATGTTTCATTGAGAGGTCCATCGCACGCTTAAGGCGCTGGTTCCGAGCATCAACGACCTCCCTAGGCAACCGGTTAAGCGCTTCGTTAATGTCCAGATCGTACATAGGGTCGTAGAGATCGTCGTATCTAAGCCCTAATATTCAGTAACATCAAGAATCAAAGACAATAAGTCAACAGAAGAACTAGGGTTCGTTCCACCGGAACAGAGAGAGGTATACCGTATTTGCGGAGGCGGTTAGAGACGGACTTCATATGCAGACGAGCCAAGAAGTTCTTCTTCGGATCTACTAATCTCTGGAGAAACGAAGACGCCATATCTTCTTCTGACTTCTCTGCTATACGTTGGCGTTGGAGACACGTTTTCTTTTTATTTTACCCGGGAATGAAGAAGAAGGGTCGAGAGACATCTATCAAACGGCGTCGTTTCGGTGAAACATATTCTCTCACCTTAGATTTGCGACACTTTTCAAAAAGGAATGCGAAACGTGGATCATAGGTTGGCTTTGAATAGGTTAGTTACATTGACTTACCAAGATGGAAACTAACTTGCTAGTTTTTTTTAATTACTTGGTCGGATATGTATCATGTGTGTAAAAATAAGTTAAACCGTCTTCTTCCTCAAACTCATAAATTAATGAAATCTTTTGTTGTATACAAGACATCTCTGTGTATTTACTCTGTATTCTGATGTTTTTTTTTTTTTGGTAAAACTGTATACTGATGTTATCATGTAATAGAAGCTATCCTATATAGAAAAGAAGCTATCCTATTATTCTTCCTCAAACTCATAAATTAATGAAATCTTTTTTTTGTATACAAGACATCTCTGTGTATTTACTCTGTATTCTGATGTTTTTTTTTTTTTGGTAAAACTGTATACTGATGTTATCATGTAATAGAAGCTATCCTATATAGAAAAGAAGCTAATCCTATTATATACAGCCACAAGCATAGTCGGTAAAGATGACAAACCCCATAAAACATCCGGATAGAGTCTCATTTTTATAGGTCCAAACTTTTTTTATTGAAAGGTGAACTTTATTAGAAATAGATATTTTCGCATTTTTGCTTGAAATGTTACATCATGTCAAACCCCAGTTTGGAAACGCGCTACGTGCTAGTCGGGAAGTTGGGTTAGACCTAGCGACTAAAGAGAAAATCGGAAATTAATTAGAAATTATGCGGGGCAGAATTTTTAGATTGTTTACTATGTTATAAAACATATTAATCTTTAATTATGTATATAAAATTAATAAATTTTCATGTTTAAGATTGTATAAAACACATAAATAGAATATATAAACTTAATATAATATATTTTTCATCAAAATTATGAATATAAATGATATTTATAAAATTTTAGATCAAATAAATAAATAAAAATATTACTAAAAAGAAAATAGATTAGGCGGCTAAGCGGTCATTTAGACGGTCAAGACGAATAAAATCGGATATCCGATTTTTAAACCGATTTGGCATAAATTAGAACAGAAAAGTGACGCGTAGCACCCATGCGGCCGCGTATGCGACTAGACGGCCGATTTTTAGAACAGGGTGTCAAACTAATAAATTTAAATCATCTTCACATCCCTTATTGTTAGAGGAGAAACAAAATAGATATTTTCGCAATAAATATTATATAAGTTTCCTAAAAAGAAACCATAAGAATATATTAGACAATGACCCAGCAACAGAATCTAGGATGACAAAGACCTAAGAATATTAAATCCGGCTTTATATTGTACGATAAGAAGTCTATTATGGTTTTCACCAATCTCTTGTTTCTCTCTTATACTCTCTCAATCTCCCTCAATCTCCCAGCTTTAAGGTAATATCCGCTTCCCTGTGAGATGCCGTTTGAAGTGTTTTCTGTTATTTGTTAGGCGGTTGTCACATATATGAATTCATTACTATGTAATGAGCAAATGATGATACACGAACAGCTTGAATCTCATTCTGCTGTTAGGTCTCTAAGTTCAAGGAACAATTATAGAGCTAACAAATTATAGAGGTAACACTCCAGTGGCCTAAAAACGACAGCAGATCATATACAAATAGTAGTATAGTTACTTAGAATCGACTATGGGATAGCATTTTTACATTTCCCAGATCATATTCTCTTATTATTTGCTCATATTTTTCTTATAATTTGATTACATTTCACTTAAATTATCAATTTTTTTTTATTTTTTCTATTTCATTTAAATAAGTAATTTTTCTTCTATCATTTTAATACTCCCTCAGTTTCATTATAAATGTACATTTTTCATGGAGACTGAAAAAATTATATAATAGACTAATATAATTCTATTTAATGTATGATTAATTAAATGCAAATGATCTAAATAAAAATCTATTGGTTATTCAAAAGGGCAACAAGTAGATTTAATATACAAATTTACATTGAAATTGCAGAATGACACTTATTTTGAAACAAAATCAAAAACCTAAAATGGCACTTATTATGAAAACAAAAGGAGTATCAATTATGTCCGACAAACACAATCGTTGCATCCGTACCTAAAATATGTTTAGATTGGTTAATTGACTGGTTTGAATGAATTCTTAACCTTGTGATTGGTTATTCAAAAGGGTAAACGATAGATGTAATATACAAGTTTACATTGAAATCGTAGAATGACACTTACTTTAAAATAAAATCAAAAACCTAAAGTGACACTTATTATGAAACAGAAGGTATCAATTATGTCTCACAAAACA
This genomic interval from Brassica oleracea var. oleracea cultivar TO1000 chromosome C2, BOL, whole genome shotgun sequence contains the following:
- the LOC106325789 gene encoding cytochrome b-c1 complex subunit 7-2, whose amino-acid sequence is MASSFLQRLVDPKKNFLARLHMKSVSNRLRKYGLRYDDLYDPMYDLDINEALNRLPREVVDARNQRLKRAMDLSMKHEYLPDDLQAVQTPFRSYLQEMLALVKRERAEREALGALPLYQRTIP